The sequence GTTAACTATAATTTAGTGTTTCTTTCTGTAGTATGTAATATTGAATCATATCGGCAAAATTCACTTTAACGTCAATTCTGGCAATGTaagttaaaaagttttaaattgagattaaaataaataagcacacttgtatttcaagaatcgtttatgagacaacCCCCTGTCGAgatcagccatttttgtttttcactCTGTCTGTATCCGGTGCTCTCACCGaaccctatataaagcgcgtgaatcgacacacgtgcgctcagcTATACGCGTACATACACacctagcagttgtccactgtgtatcacctactattacgtaaacaaaacacttacCTACAAAGGTATTTGGGGCTTGTTTGgcaacaaaatacatcaaatccTTTAAGCTgtcatttacatgtttattaaaataaaatttccacaCATATGAATAAAAATCCAAAtgattaaagctgacaatgcaagttaaaaagttatAAATTGAGATTAAATAAATAAGCACACTTGTATTtaaagaatcgtttatgagacaacCCCCTATCGAGgccagccatttttgtttttcgcTCTGTCTGTATCCGGTGctctcaccgacccctatatagagtgcgtgaatcgacacacgtgcatTCAGTCTATACACGTACATACACACCTGgcagttgtccactgtgtatcacctactattacgtaaacaaaacacttacCTATAAAGGTATATGGGGCTTGTTTGgcaacaaaatacatcaaatcctctaagttgtcatttacatgtttgtcaaaataaagTTTCCACACAAATTATAGAAATCCAAATGATTaaccgtccacatatctccacgtatattaTCGTAACCGAAGTACTCGACTGGCCATGTGCACGTGACTACCTGTCCCGAACAAGCGACAACTACGGtaccaaggacacacacgtgtcggtGTACGTATAAAacctagtgtatattgaagtctTTCAACAGCTCGTTTTGGATATTATTTGGGATTTAGTTGACAACACATTCATGCAttatttcaatgaaaccttgtcaggaatgtgcagtgtttattttcagtttgacattgttatttgcaatatcggggcatgtgtatacGAGACAAGTTATGTTTGAAATGACGCACGTGTGTCtagtcccgtgctttatatagggggttggccagtgaagttTACTAAGcagagtaaaaataaaaatggctgccacttccttggatacgacactgtcataactggggaatatctcagaaacaattttcccaaaaaaaaaaaaaacattaattttttttaattccaattgcatgctttttaacttgcattgtcagctttaaccgtccacatactgtatctccacGTATATTATCGTAACCGATGTACTCGACTGGCCATGTGTACGTGACGTGACTACCTGTCCCGAACAAGTGACAACTACACTACCAAGaacacacacgtgtcgatgtACGTATCACAACGGAATTTCCAGTAGTTGTAATATTTTCCTTGTCGCGGTATAAAATCCAAATCCATTAGTTGTTCAAATACGAATTTATCAAATCACTTTTCTATGAGTCGGAAGGCGATTTCCGGAGTGTCCGAAAATCGACCCGTAGAGACCGAGCTCTAGATCCTAACTGATGACAAAATATGAGACATGgaattaaatgtacaattgataCAATGGGTGACACCTGACATTATATGACTCTATTAAGGCTGGTCGGTACTCGGACAGGTGAGATAATTAGCTTATCTATTGTCTGAGTCGTAAGCCTACTTCAAAGGGTAGATGAgctataaaaacacaatgaataaattacaattaaccatatgttatatatgtagtaattaactgaaacagagtgaatagatacatgtacaaaatgtagctttaaaatatcatgtcacaagaagaaaataaagttaggaaagtttgtggaaatcaaattaaataatactgaattaaaattttaaccaatgttcaaaaaatacataatgtagcacttatatcataaaattcttCATGATATACGTGTAAAGCCTactgtatattgaagtgtttcaCTAGCTCGTTTTTGACATTATTTGGGATTTAGTtgacaacacattcatgtattatttcaatgaaaccttgtcaggtgagtgcagtgtttattttcagtttgacattgttatttgcaatatcgggacATGTGTATACGAGACTTTCGAAATGACGCACGTGTGTCtagtcccgtgctttatataatagggggttggccagtgaaggtaactaggcagaacaaaataaaaatggctttcacttccttggatacgacactgtcataactatgcaatcatttttttttccatttcaaatgcatgctttttaacttgcattgtcagctttaaattTAGAAATCTTTAAGTTATATGTTATTCTAGCATCACGGTGCGTTGCGCTCGACAAATACGTTCAATGTAATCAATGCAGATCCCAATCATAGTAACGCAAAAAATAGTTAGGCTCTGCAAAAACAGTCATGCTCTATTGATCCTGAACTCCTCGGTTAGACACGTACGTATTGCTGCAGTCGAGCCACACAGTTATAGGTGCAGAGGATGTGTCTGGCGTTATGTCAAATCTGACCATCTTTATAGGACCATCAAAGCTGGCCAAATCTATAGTCGATAAGACAAGTCAAGGACTCAGTTGTTGTGGACAGTATTGTGTGATTAGCCCTGCCTTCACTTCCCTGTTGGGACTTTTCAAATTTCACCACAAAAATTGCagcattatgatatatattctaGACACGCAATTCTGAAGCCCTTGAGTAGTCTGCATGTATGCAACACCTCACAATATATTGATCTCATTAAAACCAAACTAAGGACTGTACGTTCTATTTGTACGAAatacttttataaatatttacagctGAAGAACATGCCAGAGgcttatttataataataaattcatCATCAGACCTAAAGAACCAAAAATTGCAGACAGGACTTAACCTCCTCAATcacaatttagtattttattgATTGTTTCCAACAGATGCATTCTATGGTGCATTCTCATCTAGATTTTGACCTAGCCATTCTGACAAGAAAATATACAGTATGTCTCGTTCGTTGGAATGCTTTTAATACATGCATCTGcattaattacaattattatCATAAGTATTAGCAAACCAAACCGTTCTATATAACTACTTGTAACTCACTGTGTCCCAGTACCTAGACGAGCAGTATGACGACAGGATATCGAGATATGTTTGTAATGAGTTATTATAGTACACTGTCACCAAATGAAGCTAGCAAGGCGCTGTGGATCACCAACTGAAGGTAGCAAGGCGCCGTGGATCACCAACTGAAGGTAGCAAGGCGCCGTGGATCACCAACTGAAGGTAGCAAGGCGCTGTGGATCACCAACTGAAGGTACATGTAGCAAGGCGCTGTGGATCACCAACTGAAGGTAGCAAGGCGCTGTGGATCACCGACTGAAGGTAGCAAGACGCTGTGGATCACCAACTGAAGGTAGCAAGGCGCTGTGGATCACCAACTGAAGGTAGCAAGGCGCTGTGGATCAACAACTGAAGATAGCAATGCGCTGTTGATCAACAACTGAAGATATCAATGCGCTGTACATCAACAACGCTCGAGGCAGTCATTCTCTGAAGGTGAATTAGTAATGACTGCTCGCCACAGTTGTCACTAACAGATATCCCAGTTTGTTCTCGCCTATTTACGCTAACCTTGGATGGTCACAAACAGGTTGTTTTTAAGTAAACGAACATCCTTGATATTGTAGTTTTCACCTTCACAGCCACATCCCTATTCTGAACCTGTTTATAGATCTATCAAAGTGTTATCATCCAAACTGCGTTTTTATTGCAATGTCGTTAAATCATTTAATGCATGTAAATTGAGCGTCTATATTATCAAtgatatgaaaacaaagcacAGAAGCAAATGTATacacttgaaaaaaaaaaccctaattAAATTATCGATACAGGAAgacataaagaaaaaaacatatttttcacaATATGTAATTGCCATTCTTGGcaaagtaatatatattttacattcaaAATATGAAACCAACTAAATTATATACCCGAGTAAATCTTTAAAGGCCGTAAACCTATTGATATCAACACATATTGTGTAAGTTAATACAACAATGGACTGCTCCTGGAATGATGTTGAAAATCACTTATTTTGCTgaaaattgtaataaattttctttatatttcagTATTATTCCTGACAATTGATATGTAACCTCAAGATTTAGATATATCGGTCGATTCAGCAATGCTAACTCATACTCTTAGCGGGCAACACGATAATGCGGATTCCTCCTAATTCGATTTCGAAGTTATACATCAGCTGAAAAGTTAAAAACCGGTAAATTACATTGTGATGTCTCGAACAGTTAACAACAAGCTGTACAATAAATGGATTTGGCATTTTTTGATATGACCTATTCCTTCATACGGTGCCTGTTTAATGCATACATTGATATGTGGTTAATGTGATAGGGTTTCTGAAATCGACCTAAGGCGACTACAAAGGATTGGCAGCCAGAGAGAGAGAGTAAGGAGAAAATCATGGGAACAATAGATTAAGATCTCGGTTTTAGAACCCTTATGGTGCTTTGCCAAattcatgtatgtatcggtaaCAACAATATGATGAAATTACGAATGCGGACACTGGATTGTCCTGAGATAGGCGTGAGTTCTGTCCGAGTAACGCGGGTATGATCAGCATCGACCAGGGACTAATTATAAGCCGATACAATACCTAACACCACACACTGCACAAGCTACACGTCACAGTGCCTAATGCTTCGGCGTGGCTGATAGTAGGCTCTTCGCTACTACGCGCCACAACCATTCATCGCCAGCGCTGTAAACATCTCTCCTTCTGCGCATGACTTTAGATCGAAGactattttttgtatattttagatCTGTTCGGACTGACAGTTTCATTAGGGATTCAGACGGGATAAAATGTTAACTGATGTGAGCCCAACTTCATGAATTATCGCTGACGGATAAAGATTGATCTGTATCGCATCAGGGATGATTTAAATAATTGTTAGCTTAAACTCCAAGTGATGGCCTCCATTCGGCGGCATAATATATCTCGGAAAACGTCAAACTTTTTCaacattaaatatgtcaaatgatataattaataCTTCATTCCTTctaaacatttgaaatttttttaaacatgtgatattttcatgGATATAGGATTTGCACAATATTCCACGATGGACTACCAAGACAGCATTTTTTCAACATTCCACAATAAAAGTTCAGAAAACTTTCAACAGTTTCCAGAGATGACGTTACAAGTTACCACCCCGATGCCCTGTGTGCCCGTGGGGTCGGACAATATGACAGAGTACACGGGGAACATGACGGGGTGTAAGTCCGTCCCACCGCAGGGTCTTCCCGAGGATATGACCTTTAATGAAAACAGTGTGGTGGCGGTGGCTGCCTATACGTGTTTGTTTGTGGTAGCCGCATGTGGTAACCTCACAGTATTTATCACCTTGTTTAGGAACAGACACGTCAAGTCTCGTGTCAACCTATTTATCTTACACCTGTCCATCGCAGATCTCATCGTCACTTTCATTATGTTACCGATGGAGATCTCCTGGCACATTACCGTAGCGTGGACTGCTGGAGATTTGACTTGTAGGATTCTCATGTTTTTCCGTGCTTTCGGACTTTATCTATCATCTTTTATTCTAGTAACTATTAGTTTGGACCGTTATTTTGCTATTTTGCATCCATTGAGTTTAAATGACGCCGATAAACGAGGGAAAATAATGCTGACTTTGGCCTGGAGTTTTAGCCTCGTTGCAAGCATTCCGCAGGTAAGACAATACTAAGTACCTCTTATATTTAATGACTTTATATACTGAAGACAAATTCTTATTTGTCCTCTACGCAGACTCACGAAATGTCCTTATACAgagaaacaaacaaatatctaattttatttgaattttaccTGAAGATTTACTGATTTCATCTTTTATTGCTAAGAAAGGTAAAGATATTTTGAACCAGCGATACAGTTAGTACTAACTAATAGAGAAATCACCATAACCATAATCTAATATAAAGTTCATTTGATTATAATTGCATGTATAATGGCAAAGTGCCATTGAAAACCGACGACGGAATAGCTATTAATCATTAAAGGAAGATGGTTTTAAAGACGTCAGTAATGCTTATAGACTGCATTCCTCCATTTAAATCTTGGATTATTTATGTTAAGGGAGGTGTCTAGATACATACTTACAAAATCAccataatatataaaactttCAATAATTTACCTCGCGTGTGTACGTGAGACCGGTCTATTACACAAACGTTTGATAAAGAGATTGATAATCTAATTTGAAGTTAACGAACCGTTAAAGAGGCAATTTGTGGTTTCGAGAGGAAAGTAGATAGGATTCTTACGAGATAGGCAATCTGTTTTTGTTTACCCATCTGAGGCCGGATATCCCCGCCAGCGTTAAATAAATCATCTGTAGTAGTGCCGTTGATAAAATGGCCAAAGTATAGAGATAATGCTTACACAGCTCAAGAACTGGATTTTTTCAAGTCTAAGGAATACCAGAAAATAGATAAGAGTTACCTTTTGTTTCATATTAGAAAGTATGACTGCTTCGTAAGTGGGCGTATATTTCGTTTGAGTAACAGGCGCCACTACAAGTTCGCAAGCTTTGATGATGTACGAACAATATCATCCATTCGATTAGTGCTTCAAACATGCATGCCCAATTTCGTTTTTACAAATTGATTCAATATGTTTTGTCAAAATCGGTGGCGTGATGATAACTAGCTTACACTACCGATAGATAAGTTGTTATCGTTGATTCAAACTCAAGTGTTTAAAACAAGATGTGACTTAAGATATATGCAGATATAATGATGTGTTTAACACAATCTTTTAAGGCAGCATACACATTTTTATGAAGAAGAATTTCATTTGTAACGGCATTTTTTATAAAGGTCTATGTCAACATTGACCATGCAGTTTCTTTTGCTTTAATTTTGATTCAGATATTGTTTTGGTTATATCCATTCGTAGCTTGGTGAGTTACTTCACGTGTTAGTCATTGGTTAACATTCCCTTAACCCATGTGCTCCACAAGGTAAACGGAACGCGAAGACTGCCCTAAAGACCCGTGtggatgtatgatgttataaaTGACAGGCtcactgaaaaataaaacaaaaatcaaataaatgcaGCTGTTAAATTACGTTATAGTAgttaacaaaaaaatgtttgataaaattgattaatatatgttaaaaaggcaataaataaaacatgtatatcacTATCCCGACATAACTTGACTATTCATTATAATATCGAAGAACTTTTCTTTCTGCCTGTTATTTAGAGTCTTCATTACAACTACGCTGcaacaaaatgataatataccCTCGGTTTTTCTCTAAGCTGGTATTCAAATAGGTATGCTAGTAATCAATGACATTATAATGCCATCGGATGGGGTTGCCTTTAATCAACAACCTTCTGTAATATACGTAGTGCTCATTTAAATTCCACATCATTAAACACAAACTAATGTGTCCAGGAAGTGAGAGCGTCCTCTCTTATTTTGACACTACTAAACAAACATGAGCATTGTGTTTAAACTCAAGTGCCCAGTTGTCCAAAAGATAATTAAGCAGttaaacaacaatatttttttttcaagtcgAGATGAAATAAGTTCTGTGAGTATAAACTAATAGAATATTTAATAGCTTCTTTGCCTACTTGCTGATTTTACTGAATACATAAAATTATCGTCATTGCCACCCTCGGAAACCCAGTGTCTTAACTCCACTACGACCATATGGTGATTAACGTGTGTAACCGACGATGCGATATTGCAGGAAATGCGAAATGATAACTTTTTATGCATTGCCTGCTTTTTTGTATAAGTAGgaataacaaaaatacaaaagtgCTTTCCGATTCCTGTTTAAGAATCAGCCAGTTATCCAGTAAATTGACTATATCAAAgtgcatacatatataatgagCATCATATGACATTTTACATCATGTGGCCCCCTGCGCTTTTGCATTATAAGTTGCATTGGAAAGATATAAGGAAACAGTTGTCACGGAGGGTTCATAATATACCCCGATATACGAAACACTCTTTAGCTTGCAAAAATAAACCCAGTATAAGACTCGTATTACAGAACCTCATATAACATCAACACTCATTTCAGATGTATCCATTGtgtcattatatttatttatatatatcgtAGTCTTCATTTGTCGCGTTTTTCAGACAATACCGATGTCTTAAGAACTTCGGTTAACAAGATCATTTAAAAGCATTTACTGGGGAGTTGAAAAGTATTTAACAATTTGTTCCATTAAATGCCCAGGCTTAATATGAGACAGATGTTTGAACATTACTTGGTATGCTATTTAAAAGATAATGGTGGCCATATTTACTAACAGAGTTACGTATTCCATAAATACATGCGGTACATAGTTTCTATTAAGTTTTCGTGTGGTTAACATATTTCTATATTGTAGAATCTATGCGCAGGATCAGAGAAAACTATCCTCTAGAAATCACTAATGAAGAAACCGAGGTAGTTTGAACCTTTGGGGGTATAATAGGCGTAATGTAAGGTTATCCAGCCAGGATCCAGACGTAGGCAGTGATCTTAATTGATAATCATGTACTCTGATAATTTATCTTCAGTCAAGAAGAAATCCACACCTCTCTCCCAGCTACATGAGCCAGTCAGTCCAGAACACGAATTTACTGTTATAATATACGATTCACAAAATGACTGCATGTCTTATCACTATATAGATTACATGTTCAAGTTTAAAAGTTAGTTTGTGATTCAATGAGTATAGCCGTATATATACTCGTATTTTGCAAAACAATTCATCTTGCCTGTATAACGTCTGACCTaatgaaaatgtcaaaattcaCAGTTATCAAACCAACAATACGTCACACCTAGATCATTATTACACATGATGTTTATcataaataatatgtaaatgcgtTACGAATTTTATTGAAGTAAAGATTAAAGTGTTTTTCAACCTGAAACGTGTCTAACTTAACTTTTTCTTAGCATCGGTCCTTCGATTTTATGCTTTTTACTAAGTgggttttcattttaatttttattcagAAAACTTCCCAGCTTAAGTTAATATAGCTAACACCTTGGTATGATGTTGTTCTAGTTTGGTGTTTGTAACGTcattaaaataatctttttttttgtgtgattcgtaaaacattattgatgatgtGTTGGAAAACCTTTTAGGAAAGACACGTATCTGTAGACAGTTACGGAAATTAAAATACCGATTTAGGTTTCTGGAAAAGAAAATTGGTATAATCAAACGAATCAATATGAAGATAAACGACCTTGGCACCTCAGACTTAATTAATGGTTTACTCTATTGTGATGTTCATGTAACCAATTTTATAACACCCTGTTACTCTTTTGTGAGGATAACATATTAATAACCCTTAGCAAAACTCAGGATGTTGTGGCGATGTAATAAACCATTAGGTTTCCCATTAGAACACTGAAAGGGTGATATCGGACAAGTCCTCGACATAgaatacttttttttctctatttttcaCACTCAGTATGGGACTGAGAAGGAGAGTAGAGTGTAAAGAATAAACCATGGTTCAGCGCATAATTTAAGTGCCAATAGGTGCCAGATCAACATTGCTTATCATCATAGCGTCTCTACGCCAATTAATATGACGCCACTATGGTGGTCGATGATGATTGTATGTTCGCTACACTGGCTATGAGATGGATGAACGGAATTACAAGCAATTGTTAGTCGTTAATCATTTAAAAgatatcattaaaataataattgtagCAGGTCTTAATTGAGTAAAGTGGAACGGTCGCCTTCAAGCTTCGCATTGTAAAAACCTGCTATATAATCTCCATGTATTAGTTTACATTCAAATGTAATGGTGTTCAATGCTGGAACAGCTGAATCATGCACATGCTGCATTGTCTATAACTTAAATCATAGCGGCTACTTAAACGAATGGCTGTATTGTTTCTGTAAAGATTGCAGACAGCGCATTCAAAACTTGCtgaataattatgtaaacattcagagatacatgtagtttgacAAGTTCTAGGAATTAGTTCTAACATTTGTAATTACCCTTGTTTTTTCTAATTAACGTTGTAACATTACAAATTGgaaaatacatatttgtatcaataatgtaatgtgtaattttcCGTGTCACCTCATTTACTGTTATATCACCGATCCCAGATAAATAGTCTTCATAACAATGGTGTTTTAACGTTTATGTCCTCGTTATATTCCCTCATTCTGCTGCCGTGCTGATACTATGTCAGGGACAATTATCAGGTTCAAATTAGTATTCCGAAAAAGGACTAAAATTGACAAAAGAGAAGTGTCATATTGAAGATAATTGATTATTCATTTTAGCCTAGAGGCTATACGTGTTAACGTTAATTGATTTCATCTACATTTTTGTAATGTTCAACTTAGACTCATACAAGCGAAAGACAATATACAGACCGTGGTACTACTTGGGACCCCAGAGCTCTTATTTTAGATTCTAAACGCGAGGAAATTGATGACAACCATACCCGAAACATCcaatataaagaaatgaaaCTTGAAAGTGTCAAATATGTCTGTAATAATGTATTCATATAAAATTTCTAGAAGGCTTTAATTTCGGTAGGTGTGTCATAAGTGTCGGGTATTGAGtttcaatacaatatttttattggcTGTCGAAACAATAGCAAGAACAGCATATCGTGTACACGAGACATGTTTGGCCTGATGCCAAATTTGAGGCAAAATTGTTGCTGTGTAATCAAAGCCAGGGGTCTTATATGCACTCTAGTATGTTTTCTTACACACACATGGAACTTGGTTAATAAATAAAACGGTCAAATTAAGTGATATATGAGGCAACATAACATCTCATGAGGGCAAAACTTTGGTTACGCTTTTATTCGTATTGCCAACAAATTGTATACACTGGggtttaaattttgataatatacAAATTCAATTGAAAACAGAAACCTTATTTCACTTGTATCGTCCTAACAAGTCACCTATATCTATTAGTTCTTATTTGGGTCACGTTACTTACGTAGCTAAAGTCGAAAATAATTCACCGTAATGTTTAGTCatcatatctatataatatatactatcaATTGATAGACGCAAAAGATAAAACTTCCATGGAAATGTTACATGATCCGGGAAAAGGGCCATTACCAATCATACAAAGGCGTGAATGTGTTGAGGTCATGGATAAGTAATGGAAACCTATACCAACTCTCCAGACTATAACTACCACGTCGTTGACCATAATGGCCTTTATAATAAGCGGAAAGTGTCTTGCTTTAAGGGTAATAAATATAACAATCGTCCGTCATGTACATCGTTATTGGTGGACGATTCAGGGCCTTGGTAGACgttaaataatttataatttgagTAAACAGTTGTACTGTTAAGACACTTGTTTAAATTCTActcataaaatcaataaaaaatcaattataaaataataaagaattaGCGTGTTCTGCGATCGGtcttatttatttaaagattcACAAGTTTAGGCACGAAACGAGAATCTTGAATATCTCACCTGCGAGAAAAATGGCCCAAATCCAAACAAAGCACGAGCAAGGGATTATTATCATGTGTATGCCTAAATCGATATAATCATATAAGAAGACAAATAATCTTCAGAAAGCGACTTCAGTATTCTAttcagaaatgttttttttatagtttgcTTGAAGCGACTGTGCAATTGTACTGTGTTGAAGAAAGATCGGACTCTTCGTCATCATTTTTCTTTCCTGTTGACCGTTTGCTTCTCACGTTTGAGATTTTACTTTTTCCGTATATAGACCTCGGTACGGGTATATCCACAATAAGTCACTGAACCTCGTATTTCTAATCAATCTGAGTATTCTCTTGCATTTTGTCTGGCCTTACTGTGCATGGATTTAATGTGATTCTTCAATCTGACAGATATTGCTGCCGCCAGGTTTCAGATCGAAACACATATAGGGTTTCATATATTACATCATAGACGATGCCTGAGGGATCGTCTTTTAGACACATAATTTAACATTAATGAAAGATCAATAACTTAGTCTCGAAATTCCTTTTGCTTTTGCATAACCATACTCCCCAAAGCCTGCAAAGGCTTattaaaaaaactgaaaatattattCTATTTAAAACATAGCAATatctatcaaaaataattttatacgccgttaaaacatggctatgatgtcCTCTTTTGTTGTCCCCAGTACTTAATTTAgactattgttcaagtacttgttctgtctgtagattagtacacctttcactgtacattagtttacctgtagctgtagattagtttcaactaatctACAGTGCCAGGTTAACTAATGTACAATGAAAGGTAGAGAGTGACACTACATGCAGCATTGTAAAATTggacagataaataacaaataaaatcaaattcaaaataaatgtaatagaaaacttcaataagacatattattacatattttctgttttatatattgattcgtGAACATCGGCATAATCCAATC is a genomic window of Argopecten irradians isolate NY chromosome 10, Ai_NY, whole genome shotgun sequence containing:
- the LOC138333074 gene encoding adipokinetic hormone/corazonin-related peptide receptor variant I-like isoform X2, translated to MDIGFAQYSTMDYQDSIFSTFHNKSSENFQQFPEMTLQVTTPMPCVPVGSDNMTEYTGNMTGCKSVPPQGLPEDMTFNENSVVAVAAYTCLFVVAACGNLTVFITLFRNRHVKSRVNLFILHLSIADLIVTFIMLPMEISWHITVAWTAGDLTCRILMFFRAFGLYLSSFILVTISLDRYFAILHPLSLNDADKRGKIMLTLAWSFSLVASIPQSVIFHVEHHPEHPWYTQCVTFNFFPTAKHELAYNLFNIITLYALPLLIISASYSLILFEISKKTRQSREETGLSAKARSRLRRSSMGNIRRARSRTLKMTLVIVSVFVLCWTPYFVISAWWWFDKDSAKKLDPKIQKGLFLFAVSNSCMDPIVYGMFTTAFRREARKWGRWIKVQIGMKANNRWPNSV